In Pseudobacter ginsenosidimutans, the following are encoded in one genomic region:
- a CDS encoding RNA polymerase sigma factor — protein MVDSDWHIDKDLFSRIADGDAQAFRVLFERFKKKFYSAAYKMSGSHFFAEEMVQETFIRVWQKRSYLREADNPLGYLHTLFYRLLSQQYQKDAAERLRRGGVIDMPYSDELSGEELRALETRYQQLQKAIDQLAPQQARVFQLIKEKGLSREEVARQLDLSPNTVRNHLAEAIKTLKKLAKTGIGLWLTAIQFFIAVKK, from the coding sequence CTGATTGGCATATCGATAAAGATTTATTCTCCCGCATAGCCGATGGCGATGCGCAGGCCTTCCGGGTACTATTCGAGCGATTCAAAAAGAAGTTTTACAGCGCCGCCTATAAAATGAGCGGCTCCCATTTTTTTGCCGAAGAAATGGTGCAGGAAACTTTTATCCGCGTCTGGCAGAAAAGATCGTATCTGCGCGAAGCCGACAACCCGCTAGGTTATCTCCATACTTTATTTTACCGGCTGTTGAGCCAGCAATATCAGAAAGACGCAGCAGAACGCCTGCGGCGTGGAGGCGTAATAGATATGCCCTATTCCGATGAGCTGAGCGGAGAAGAGTTGCGGGCTCTGGAAACCAGATATCAACAACTCCAAAAGGCCATCGATCAGTTAGCGCCACAACAGGCAAGGGTATTTCAACTGATCAAAGAAAAAGGACTGAGCAGGGAAGAAGTGGCCCGGCAGCTCGATCTCTCTCCCAATACCGTGCGCAATCACCTGGCAGAAGCCATCAAAACACTGAAAAAACTCGCTAAAACAGGCATCGGCCTGTGGTTGACAGCCATCCAGTTTTTTATTGCGGTAAAAAAGTAA
- a CDS encoding FecR family protein, which produces MTLSNERITYLLERYTDRTATVPELQELTVWLAQREDDAPLHSHLQALIEQPEATLQQVNWDQLYAGIEEQMTGQLEQTAVTSDTPGRIVPLRRNRFLRYAAAILLLVAVGVTWFAIQRNQTDTRQPLVNIPGKTDILPGSDKAILTLADGSIIPVDSAVDGQLAQQGNVSIVKLTDGQIVYQPGGASNNMALLNTMSTPRRGQYQFVLPDGTKVWLNAASSISYPVAFAGNERNVRITGEVYFEVAKRPGQSFVVDIDGKSTVEVLGTFFNVNAYSNEPAIRTTLLTGSIRVTGAGSDNEILKPGQQAVMANTGNKQTSSKSISVLSGVDLNRVVAWKNGMFDFENADIHTIMHQLERWYDIEVKYQGKVPDMVFKGEMYRNVNLSTMIEFFKGNGLHVRLEGKTLIVE; this is translated from the coding sequence ATGACTTTATCCAACGAACGGATCACTTATTTATTGGAACGCTATACAGACAGGACCGCCACGGTACCGGAGTTGCAGGAATTGACTGTTTGGTTGGCCCAACGGGAGGATGATGCACCGCTCCACAGCCACTTGCAAGCCCTGATTGAACAACCCGAAGCAACGCTGCAACAAGTGAACTGGGATCAGTTGTACGCGGGCATTGAAGAACAGATGACAGGCCAGTTGGAGCAAACAGCGGTAACAAGTGATACGCCGGGGCGTATTGTTCCTTTGCGGCGCAACAGATTCCTTCGCTATGCAGCGGCCATCCTACTGCTGGTGGCGGTGGGCGTTACCTGGTTTGCGATACAACGCAATCAGACTGATACCCGGCAACCGCTGGTAAACATCCCTGGCAAAACAGATATTCTGCCGGGAAGCGATAAAGCAATATTGACTCTGGCGGATGGCAGCATCATTCCGGTGGACAGCGCCGTCGATGGACAACTTGCACAACAGGGCAATGTTTCCATTGTAAAACTGACCGATGGACAGATCGTTTACCAACCCGGGGGCGCCAGTAATAATATGGCGCTACTGAATACCATGTCTACTCCAAGAAGAGGGCAATACCAGTTTGTGTTGCCCGATGGAACAAAGGTTTGGCTCAACGCCGCTTCGTCCATTTCCTATCCTGTTGCCTTTGCAGGGAATGAAAGGAATGTAAGGATCACAGGTGAAGTGTATTTTGAAGTGGCCAAACGTCCGGGGCAATCCTTTGTGGTGGATATCGATGGAAAGTCTACCGTGGAAGTACTCGGCACATTTTTCAACGTCAATGCCTATTCGAATGAACCTGCGATCCGTACCACCCTGCTGACCGGCAGTATTCGCGTAACCGGAGCCGGTAGTGACAATGAGATCCTGAAACCCGGTCAACAGGCTGTAATGGCCAATACTGGCAATAAACAGACTTCTTCTAAAAGTATTTCAGTATTGTCAGGCGTGGATCTCAACAGGGTAGTAGCCTGGAAGAACGGGATGTTCGATTTCGAGAATGCCGATATACATACCATCATGCATCAACTGGAAAGATGGTACGATATAGAAGTGAAGTATCAAGGTAAAGTCCCTGATATGGTTTTCAAGGGAGAGATGTACAGAAACGTAAACCTGTCTACCATGATCGAGTTTTTTAAAGGGAATGGCCTGCATGTGCGGCTGGAGGGAAAAACGCTGATCGTGGAATAA